One cyanobiont of Ornithocercus magnificus DNA segment encodes these proteins:
- a CDS encoding amidohydrolase: protein MPIVLRLALERQEKLQIVAHHHASGIATSTLHLQTALDNYLPQLLKLRRHLHAYPELSGEEHQTAALIADKLRCNGWRVREGVGGSTGVLAEIGPTDGPAVGLRVDMDALPVEEATGLAYASRHQGIMHACGHDLHTCIGLGVGQLIAKANCNGYGLPARVRLLFQPAEELAQGARWMRDDGAVENLVALFGVHVCPSLPVGTIGVRSGSLTAAASELEIEVIGESGHGARPHQAVDAIWITSRVIGGLQEAISRQLDALRPVVISFGRVEGGKAFNVIADSVRLLGTVRCLDEAMHEILPEWITATVKSICRAYGGEASVRYRPITPPVCNDPVLTDLLERCAIDILGAEQVRRLDFPSLGAEDFAELLQETRGTMFRLGVAGPEGCAPLHSCRFLPDERSLRVGVRVLTAALLTWMEDL from the coding sequence TTGCCTATTGTACTTAGGCTAGCCCTAGAAAGGCAGGAAAAATTGCAAATAGTGGCACACCATCATGCTTCTGGGATTGCTACCTCCACATTGCATCTCCAAACGGCTCTCGATAACTATCTGCCTCAGTTACTTAAGCTGCGGCGCCATCTCCATGCTTACCCCGAGCTTAGTGGTGAAGAGCATCAGACAGCTGCTTTGATAGCCGACAAGTTACGTTGCAATGGCTGGCGAGTCCGTGAGGGTGTGGGAGGCAGTACCGGGGTGCTAGCGGAGATAGGGCCTACAGACGGGCCAGCGGTTGGGCTACGAGTTGATATGGATGCTTTACCAGTAGAAGAGGCTACTGGCTTAGCTTATGCCTCTCGCCACCAGGGTATAATGCATGCCTGTGGTCATGATCTGCACACTTGTATTGGTCTTGGCGTTGGTCAGCTGATAGCTAAGGCCAATTGCAATGGATATGGTCTGCCTGCGCGTGTGCGCTTACTATTCCAGCCGGCAGAAGAACTTGCTCAGGGCGCACGCTGGATGCGTGATGATGGTGCTGTCGAGAACCTTGTAGCTCTGTTTGGTGTTCACGTTTGCCCATCACTACCCGTTGGCACAATTGGAGTTCGCAGCGGCAGTTTAACTGCCGCTGCTAGTGAGCTTGAGATTGAGGTGATTGGTGAGAGTGGCCACGGGGCACGACCTCATCAAGCTGTAGATGCTATCTGGATTACCTCACGTGTAATAGGAGGTCTGCAAGAAGCAATCAGCCGCCAGCTTGATGCTCTTCGGCCAGTGGTAATTAGCTTCGGTCGTGTTGAGGGAGGAAAAGCTTTCAATGTCATTGCCGATAGCGTACGTCTACTTGGAACAGTCCGCTGTCTAGATGAAGCTATGCACGAAATATTGCCTGAATGGATAACTGCCACAGTGAAGTCTATATGCAGAGCATATGGGGGCGAAGCAAGCGTCCGTTATCGACCGATCACGCCACCAGTTTGTAATGACCCTGTTTTGACTGATCTACTTGAGCGTTGTGCTATCGATATATTAGGAGCTGAACAAGTGCGGCGCCTAGATTTTCCTAGTCTTGGTGCAGAAGACTTCGCCGAGCTCCTTCAGGAAACTCGTGGCACAATGTTTCGTCTAGGCGTAGCTGGGCCTGAGGGATGCGCGCCGTTGCATAGCTGCCGCTTCCTACCAGATGAAAGAAGTCTCAGGGTTGGCGTGCGGGTACTCACTGCTGCACTGCTTACCTGGATGGAAGACCTATGA